Proteins encoded in a region of the bacterium genome:
- a CDS encoding LLM class flavin-dependent oxidoreductase encodes MNLHVGLGLFTGQVPPGDARSVADEYEDILALAGVAEEIGFDSFWVSEHHGAADSYLPSLTVMLAAVAAVTKRLLLGTAVVLGPFQHPLRFAEDCAVVDQLSRGRLIIGIGSGWRQEEFNAFGIPLAERAGRTTELVKICRAAWEQERFSFQGRYFSYDNVRVTPKPFAHLKLMLGGRAPAALARAGRLADGYMGTPQNRIAEFRADVGAFDAAARGAGRVAERLSVGFHVNAWVSPDGAIPESVRTAMWHQIGTYMAWHAAEESGNPSSPLPPIDDGVVRARTFAGTPDDVVRQARPWVEEFGQRELHVIVRLHYPGMRRQDAERAMRLFAADVIPALKRLAGGTLPSRSGDDA; translated from the coding sequence ATGAACCTGCACGTGGGCCTCGGCCTCTTCACCGGGCAGGTGCCCCCCGGCGACGCTCGGTCTGTCGCCGACGAGTATGAGGATATCCTGGCGCTCGCCGGGGTCGCCGAGGAGATCGGGTTCGATTCGTTCTGGGTGTCCGAGCACCACGGCGCGGCCGATTCCTACCTGCCGTCGCTCACGGTGATGCTGGCCGCGGTCGCGGCGGTGACGAAACGCCTGCTGCTGGGGACCGCGGTCGTGCTCGGCCCGTTTCAGCATCCGCTTCGGTTTGCGGAAGATTGTGCCGTGGTGGACCAACTGTCTCGCGGGCGGCTCATCATCGGCATCGGCTCCGGGTGGCGACAGGAAGAGTTCAACGCGTTTGGGATCCCGCTCGCCGAGCGGGCCGGTCGCACCACGGAACTCGTGAAGATCTGCCGGGCGGCATGGGAGCAGGAGCGGTTCTCGTTCCAGGGGCGATACTTCTCGTACGACAACGTGCGCGTCACCCCAAAGCCGTTCGCGCATCTCAAACTGATGCTCGGCGGTCGGGCGCCGGCGGCGCTCGCGCGCGCCGGACGTCTCGCCGACGGGTACATGGGGACGCCGCAGAATCGGATCGCGGAGTTTCGCGCGGACGTCGGTGCCTTCGACGCCGCGGCACGCGGCGCGGGACGGGTTGCGGAACGTCTGTCGGTCGGCTTTCACGTGAACGCGTGGGTGTCCCCCGATGGGGCGATCCCTGAGTCCGTGCGGACGGCGATGTGGCACCAGATCGGAACGTACATGGCGTGGCACGCGGCCGAAGAGAGCGGCAATCCCTCGTCCCCGCTGCCGCCGATCGACGACGGCGTCGTCCGGGCGCGTACGTTCGCGGGCACCCCGGACGACGTGGTGCGTCAGGCCCGTCCGTGGGTCGAGGAATTCGGGCAGCGCGAGCTCCACGTCATCGTTCGACTGCACTACCCCGGCATGCGACGCCAGGATGCGGAGCGGGCGATGCGGCTGTTCGCCGCGGACGTCATCCCCGCGCTCAAGCGGCTTGCCGGCGGCACCCTCCCCTCGCGCTCCGGGGACGATGCCTGA